From one Dermacentor silvarum isolate Dsil-2018 chromosome 3, BIME_Dsil_1.4, whole genome shotgun sequence genomic stretch:
- the LOC125944581 gene encoding uncharacterized protein LOC125944581, whose amino-acid sequence MAALLSEMIVGDTLGKVLTPVVVRVALVTNAPAAFYVVPVNLAASINVMLPVSLPLLIMREYLNIECVKMVAYGVFLKCTAVIVIVASMNTLGTILFSSETLANNQGEAFGIVNATHVGAGSLQ is encoded by the exons ATGGCAGCCCTGCTGTCCGAAATGATCGTCGGAGACACGCTGGGCAAGGTGCTCACGCCGGTCGTCGTGCGCGTG GCTTTGGTGACTAATGCTCCCGCGGCGTTCTACGTGGTTCCGGTCAACTTGGCCGCCTCCATCAACGTGATGTTGCCCGTCTCGCTACCGCTGCTCATCATGCGCGAATACCTCAACATCGAGTGCGTCAAGATG GTTGCCTATGGCGTCTTCCTCAAGTGCACTGCCGTGATCGTCATAGTCGCTTCCATGAACACCCTGGGCACGATCTTATTCAGCAGCGAGACGCTAGCCAATAACCAGGGCGAAGCATTCGGCATAGTCAACGCCACGCACGTTGGAGCGGGCTCCCTGCAGTGA
- the LOC119445182 gene encoding uncharacterized protein LOC119445182, with protein MASTTTAATNLTTTATAKLPQPGSATSSTPVATMTIRNTSTSSTTATATVAPVGIDYHHDYDEHYDDNHHHHDDHHEYHHYHYYNHHYDNNEHHDHHYHNYNHHHDHYDYKQHYYHDHNHHYYHDHNHHYYHDHNHHYYHDHNYHYYHDHYYHEHYHHNHHDHEHYYDHHHYDIYACSDESALSCSTHGQAQGILHVWNVRAGLRLRPHRWPLRLRLHPVLCPQERHFSRRHRSCNSEVARKGSHIKLDVLRGTAFARGHMGSTGGQNTLRNYWTTKKIFHYGVLNLEVKPWEAVPIDNRVKQAFDFLKAARAQQEMLKTAHPGPPSPARGFVVLGIRLWPANMAPFLAAIDNEFKSFMVDGLIPLTHINEDEFVAGYTECWISGGAPYQLALGSNNSNVLGMYCTSLNPYENPTLDVTQNVVVGTSRNIRATDVLSTFESRLTINSKLCDINERFRNLDIGLAVFDLECEDWSRRCPAPTAAIYSTYRFRNVSQQTHMLAQSGVANVCR; from the exons ATGGCTTCAACCACTACGGCAGCTACGAACCTGACAACAACTGCCACCGCCAAACTGCCGCAACCCGGATCTGCGACCAGTAGCACACCCGTTGCCACAATGACCATTAGAAACACATCTACGAGTAGTACCACCGCAACCGCCACAGTCGCGCCTGTAGGCATCGATTACCACCACGACTACGACGAGCACTACGAcgacaaccaccaccaccacgacgaCCACCACGAGTACCACCACTACCACTACTACAACCACCACTACGACAACAACGAGCACCACGACCACCACTACCACAACTACAACCACCACCACGACCACTACGACTACAAGCAGCACTACTACCACGACCACAACCACCACTACTACCACGACCACAACCACCACTACTACCACGACCACAACCACCACTACTACCACGACCACAACTACCACTACTACCACGACCACTACTACCACGAGCActaccaccacaaccaccacgaCCACGAGCACTACTACGACCACCACCACTACGACATCTACGCCTGCTCCGACGAGAG CGCCCTATCCTGTTCGACCCATGGGCAAGCACAAGGTATTCTGCACGTTTGGAACGTACGAGCAGGACTACGCCTACGTCCACATCGATGGCCTCTGCGACTACGCCTTCATCCCGTACTATGTCCGCAAGAACGGCACTTTTCTCGACGACACCGATCCTGTAATTCAGAAGTTGCTCGCAAAGGCAGCCATATCAAACTTGACGTCCTTCG AGGGACTGCTTTCGCAAGGGGTCACATGGGCAGCACGGGGGGCCAGAACACTCTGCGAAATTACTGGACCACCAAGAAAATATTTCACTACGGCGTTCTCAACCTCGAGGTGAAGCCATGGGAAGCCGTGCCCATCGACAACAGGGTCAAGCAAGCCTTCGACTTCCTCAAG GCAGCCAGAGCCCAGCAGGAGATGCTGAAAACAGCGCACCCTGGGCCCCCGTCACCTGCTCGCGGCTTCGTAGTCCTCGGTATCAGGCTCTGGCCTGCCAACATGGCACCCTTTCTTGCTGCAATCGACAATGAGTTCAA GTCCTTCATGGTCGACGGCTTAATCCCATTGACGCATATCAACGAGGACGAGTTCGTCGCTGGTTACACAGAGTGTTGGATCAGTGGGGGAGCGCCGTACCAGCTCGCGCTCGGCAGCAACAACTCCAACGTGTTGGGCATG TACTGCACATCTTTGAACCCGTATGAAAATCCAACCCTTGACGTGACACAAAATGTGGTGGTCGGGACATCTCGCAATATCAGGGCCACAGACGTTCTGAGCACGTTCGAATCCAGACTCACCATCAACTCCAAG TTGTGCGACATCAACGAGAGGTTCAGGAACCTGGACATCGGCTTGGCCGTATTTGACCTCGAGTGTGAAGACTGGTCGCGGAGATGCCCGGCGCCCACCGCTGCCATCTACTCGACCTACAGGTTCCGGAACGTCAGCCAACAGACTCACATGCTGGCGCAATCTGGAGTGGCCAACGTTTGCCGGTAG
- the LOC119444191 gene encoding uncharacterized protein LOC119444191 codes for MILAVRPAFIAGTAYTAIFGNLISFNTVPARNAVLVNLGCDDDQCAVSWWSWAAVALPVALACCLICWLYVCCASLVSSDDEIEEQTHADMSNCAGVRLRTMKRRTVRETLLIYWLIGVPVTYGAYVIRHPESYLEGPLFGLSVVGMSMVPGLTCRHYWSHRMFCWSTICSRMPWNVIIMFGCVMALTKVVEVYGQPVLKLRVPTATP; via the exons ATGATCCTGGCGGTTAGGCCGGCGTTTATTGCAGGCACCGCGTACACCGCCATTTTCGGGAACCTCATAAGCTTCAACACGGTGCCCGCGCGCAACGCCGTCCTGGTCAACCTCGGCTG CGACGACGACCAGTGTGCCGTGAGCTGGTGGAGCTGGGCGGCCGTAGCTCTGCCCGTGGCCCTCGCGTGCTGCCTCATCTGCTGGCTTTACGTCTGCTGTGCCAGCCTGGTCAGCTC CGACGATGAAATCGAGGAGCAGACGCACGCGGACATGTCCAACTGCGCTGGTGTGCGCCTGCGCACCATGAAAAGACGCAC GGTGCGAGAGACCCTGCTCATCTACTGGCTGATCGGAGTACCAGTCACGTACGGGGCTTACGTCATCCGACATCCTGAAAG CTACTTGGAGGGGCCCCTGTTCGGGCTGTCCGTGGTCGGGATGAGCATGGTGCCGGGACTGACGTGCAGGCACTACTGGTCGCACCGCATGTTCTGCTGGAGCACCATCTGCTCTCGCATGCCCTGGAACGTCATCATCATGTTCGGCTGCGTCATGGCTCTCACCAAGGTCGTAGAGGTATATGGGCAACCAGTGCTGAAGCTTCGCGTGCCCACAGCAACGCCGTAA